Proteins encoded within one genomic window of Granulicella pectinivorans:
- a CDS encoding peroxiredoxin, with protein sequence MAMQAGDIVEDFTLQNQDGETVSLSDFKNSPVVLFFYPRADTPGCTIEACGFRDTFEKLKAAGAVVLGISRDDVKAQKKFQTKYSLPYMLLADPEMELINRYDLVQPKNMYGKIVKGVKRTTYIISADKGEGQKLLHIYPDVKPAGHAEEVLELLKKAK encoded by the coding sequence CTGGCGATATCGTTGAGGATTTCACGCTTCAAAACCAGGATGGCGAGACGGTGTCGCTCTCCGATTTCAAGAACTCTCCGGTGGTGCTGTTCTTCTATCCTCGCGCGGATACACCGGGCTGCACGATTGAAGCATGCGGCTTCCGCGATACGTTCGAGAAGCTGAAGGCGGCTGGAGCTGTCGTGCTTGGGATCTCGCGCGACGACGTGAAGGCGCAGAAGAAGTTCCAGACCAAGTATTCCCTGCCCTACATGCTGCTTGCGGATCCGGAGATGGAGCTGATCAACCGGTACGATCTGGTTCAACCGAAGAACATGTACGGCAAGATCGTGAAGGGCGTGAAGAGAACGACCTACATCATCTCGGCGGATAAGGGCGAGGGGCAGAAGCTGCTGCATATCTATCCGGATGTGAAGCCGGCTGGACACGCGGAAGAGGTTCTCGAGCTGCTGAAGAAGGCAAAGTAA